A single window of Liolophura sinensis isolate JHLJ2023 chromosome 6, CUHK_Ljap_v2, whole genome shotgun sequence DNA harbors:
- the LOC135466724 gene encoding aspartate aminotransferase, cytoplasmic-like, with the protein MASWFANIEQAVPIEVFQLTARYREDPAATKVNLGVGAFRTDDGEPWVLPVVRTAESQMAADLSLNHEYLPVVGLASFRTASVSLLLGPDSPAILENRVEGVQSLGGTGALRIAADFLFKHLKMETVYVSAPTWGNHKGIFKSVGYPNIKEYRYWDAANRSLDINGMVEDLKNAPPKSVVILHACAHNPTGVDPTPEQWNLIGDVCQEKGLFVLFDCAYQGFSSGDLDKDAWAVREFVNKRGMELFVAQSYSKNFGLYNERVGNLAVVTKDAETMARVRSQLELVVRTTWSNPPNHGGRIVSTVLNNSALAAEWKESVQKMADRILLMRKQLFEKLRANGTPGKWDHIVKQTGMFSFTGLNPQQVDILISKYHIYLLKTGRINMCGLTTKNIDYVAKAIHDVVSNA; encoded by the exons ATGGCTTCATGGTTCGCCAATATCGAGCAAGCCGTCCCTATCGAGGTGTTTCAGCTGACAGCTAGGTACAGGGAAGACCCAGCGGCTACTAAGGTCAATCTTGGCGTTGGCG CATTTCGCACTGATGATGGTGAGCCCTGGGTTTTACCTGTTGTGCGGACCGCTGAGTCACAGATGGCTGCCGATTTGAGTCTCAATCATGAGTATTTACCTGTTGTGGGACTGGCGTCATTCAGGACAGCTTCTGTTTCTCTTCTGCTAGGACCTGATAGTCCAGCTATTCTAGAAAATCGG GTGGAGGGCGTGCAGTCTCTTGGAGGAACAGGGGCCTTAAGGATTGcagctgacttcctcttcaAACACCTCAAGATGGAAACTGTCTATGTGTCTGCACCAACATGGG GTAATCACAAGGGAATTTTTAAGTCGGTGGGCTATCCAAACATCAAAGAGTACAGGTATTGGGATGCTGCAAACAGAAGTTTAGATATCAATGGCATGGTTGAAGATTTAAAG AATGCTCCCCCTAAGTCTGTGGTGATCCTTCACGCCTGTGCTCACAACCCCACAGGTGTGGACCCCACGCCTGAACAGTGGAATCTTATCggggatgtttgtcag GAGAAGGGCTTGTTCGTGTTGTTTGACTGTGCTTATCAAGGCTTCTCCAGCGGGGACCTGGACAAGGATGCCTGGGCCGTCAGGGAGTTTGTCAACAAGAGAGGCATGGAACTGTTTGTGGCTCAGTCGTACTCCAAGAACTTTGGTCTTTATA ATGAACGTGTCGGTAATCTAGCTGTGGTGACAAAAGACGCTGAGACAATGGCTCGTGTGAGATCTCAACTGGAATTGGTGGTGAGAACGACTTGGTCCAACCCTCCAAACCACGGAGGCAGAATAGTCAGTACAGTGCTGAACAATAGTGCTCTGGCTGCTGAGTG GAAGGAGAGTGTTCAGAAGATGGCTGACCGGATTCTGTTGATGAGGAAACAGCTGTTTGAGAAGCTACGAGCCAACGGTACTCCCGGTAAATGGGACCACATCGTGAAACAGACCGGCATGTTCAGCTTCACAGGATTGAATC CGCAACAGGTGGATATCCTGATCTCCAAATACCACATCTACTTACTGAAGACTGGACGGATAAACATGTGTGGTCTGACTACGAAGAACATTGATTATGTTGCTAAGGCCATTCATGATGTGGTGTCAAATGCTTGA